From one Notolabrus celidotus isolate fNotCel1 chromosome 2, fNotCel1.pri, whole genome shotgun sequence genomic stretch:
- the LOC117832923 gene encoding neurturin, translating into MIGRASTLGQDGKTWWRQEVSTTQHHLKNWKVMLWVVASLLMLVEDVFSEEDNIEAQSDLQRVLRHPSWSPSEDSEPDRNFHTPWPEAIDEWSQEEEIQLSRWPRSPHQPNLPRTSRRNRKRTKSSRDCHMEKKQMRVRDLGLGYDSDEIILFKYCVGTCYSSRRNYDLALKSLMDNGSISGKKVSSHPCCRPTRYETVSFMDTQTTWQTIKWLSAANCSCVG; encoded by the exons atggaAAAACCTGGTGGAGGCAGGAAGTGTCGACTACCCAGCATCACCTGAAGAACTGGAAG GTGATGCTTTGGGTGGTGGCGTCATTACTGATGCTGGTGGAAGATGTGTTTTCTGAAGAGGACAATATAGAGGCTCAGTCGGACCTCCAGCGTGTCCTCAGGCACCCCTCCTGGTCTCCTTCAGAGGATTCAGAGCCGGACAGAAACTTCCACACACCCTGGCCTGAAGCCATTG ATGAGTGGTCACAGGAAGAGGAAATCCAGCTGAGCAGATGGCCACGCTCACCTCATCAACCAAACTTACCCAGAACATCAAGGAGGAACCGCAAGAGGACCAAGAGCAGCCGCGACTGTCacatggagaaaaaacagaTGCGGGTGCGTGATCTCGGTCTCGGCTATGATTCAGACGAGATAATCCTCTTTAAATACTGTGTTGGCACATGCTATAGCTCCCGCAGGAACTATGACCTGGCCCTCAAGTCTCTTATGGACAACGGGAGCATCTCTGGGAAGAAGGTGAGCAGTCACCCATGCTGTCGGCCCACCCGCTATGAGACTGTGTCCTTCATGGACACCCAGACGACTTGGCAGACAATTAAGTGGCTCTCTGCAGCCAATTGCAGCTGTGTGGGATGA